One region of Oxalobacteraceae bacterium OTU3CAMAD1 genomic DNA includes:
- a CDS encoding YajQ family cyclic di-GMP-binding protein, translated as MPSFDVVSEADMIEVKNAVEQSQKEIATRFDFKGTGASVEHKENELTVVADSEFQLQQVRDVLTNKLSKRKVDVRFLEDGDIKKVGGDKVKQVIKIKNGIEADAAKKIVRVIKDSKMKVQASIQGEAVRVTGAKRDDLQAAMAMLRKDVPDMPLEFNNFRD; from the coding sequence ATGCCGTCGTTTGATGTAGTGTCCGAAGCAGATATGATCGAAGTGAAGAATGCCGTCGAGCAATCTCAAAAGGAAATCGCCACCCGCTTTGACTTCAAGGGGACCGGCGCATCCGTCGAGCACAAGGAAAACGAACTGACCGTTGTCGCCGATTCCGAGTTCCAGCTGCAGCAGGTGCGTGACGTGCTGACCAACAAACTGTCCAAGCGCAAGGTCGATGTGCGCTTCCTTGAGGACGGCGACATCAAGAAGGTCGGCGGCGACAAGGTCAAGCAGGTCATCAAGATCAAGAATGGCATCGAGGCCGACGCGGCCAAGAAGATCGTGCGCGTCATCAAGGATAGCAAAATGAAGGTGCAGGCCAGCATCCAGGGCGAGGCCGTGCGCGTGACCGGCGCCAAGCGCGACGATCTGCAGGCCGCGATGGCCATGCTGCGCAAGGACGTCCCCGACATGCCGCTCGAGTTCAACAACTTCCGCGACTGA
- a CDS encoding exopolyphosphatase, which produces MANKFRLVTRSDFDGLVCAVLLKHLDMIDDILFVHPKDMQDGKIAITDNDITTNLPYVPGVHIAFDHHLSETIRNTGERANHVIHPEAPSAARVVYDYYGAEKAFPASWGDMMAAVDKGDAARFNEQEVLNPEGWDLLNFLMDARTGLGRFREFRISNYNLMMDLIEYCKNHTIEQIMALPDVKERKDLYFEHAEKCKDQIRRCAQVHKNLVVLDLRNEEIIFAGNRFIIYALFPQTNISIHVLWGLKNQNTVFATGKSILNRTSKTNIGALMLEYGGGGHENAGTCQVDNERAEDVLGALIHRINSEG; this is translated from the coding sequence ATGGCAAATAAATTCCGTCTGGTCACTCGCAGCGATTTCGACGGCCTCGTCTGCGCCGTGCTGCTGAAGCACCTGGATATGATCGATGACATTCTGTTCGTTCATCCGAAGGATATGCAGGACGGCAAGATCGCGATCACCGACAACGACATCACGACCAATCTTCCCTACGTGCCGGGCGTGCACATCGCCTTCGACCACCACTTGTCTGAAACCATCCGCAACACCGGCGAGCGCGCCAACCATGTGATCCATCCGGAGGCGCCATCGGCCGCGCGGGTGGTCTACGATTACTACGGCGCCGAGAAAGCCTTCCCGGCCTCATGGGGCGATATGATGGCCGCCGTCGACAAGGGCGACGCCGCGCGCTTCAACGAGCAGGAAGTGCTCAATCCGGAAGGCTGGGACTTGCTGAACTTCCTGATGGACGCACGCACCGGCCTGGGCCGCTTCCGCGAGTTCCGGATCTCGAACTACAACCTGATGATGGATTTGATCGAGTACTGCAAGAACCACACGATCGAGCAGATCATGGCCTTGCCGGACGTGAAAGAACGCAAGGACCTGTACTTTGAGCACGCGGAAAAGTGCAAGGACCAGATCCGCCGCTGCGCGCAAGTGCACAAGAACCTGGTGGTGCTGGATCTGCGCAACGAGGAAATCATCTTTGCCGGCAACCGCTTCATCATCTACGCGCTTTTCCCGCAGACGAACATCTCGATCCACGTGCTGTGGGGGCTGAAGAACCAGAACACCGTGTTCGCCACCGGCAAATCGATTCTGAACCGCACGTCGAAGACCAACATCGGCGCCCTGATGCTGGAGTACGGCGGCGGCGGACACGAGAACGCCGGCACCTGCCAGGTCGACAACGAGCGCGCCGAGGATGTACTAGGCGCGCTGATCCACCGGATCAATTCCGAAGGATAA
- the cheB gene encoding chemotaxis-specific protein-glutamate methyltransferase CheB, producing MKIAIANDVAMAAEALRRVVASTAEHQVLWIARTGAEAVRMCADNRPDLILMDLNMPELDGVEATRQIMEHSPCAILVVTGRPQDNVNQVFRALGAGALDVTATPVLQGQPGGDAELLAKIRTMDKLIRHSGGSQAMAPRTSLHGAANGNGHGADAPGMPVPVTSLLAIGASTGGPMAVSKMLAGWTPPRGCAIVVVQHIDQHFADNFARWLGEQLDMPVRAAEEGDELAAGTVLVAKSNDHLTLDQNYRLRYDANPKEYAYRPSVDVFFHCVAQHWKGEAIGVLLTGMGRDGAEGLLAMRRAGHTTIAQDQASSAVYGMPRAAADLDAAQMILPLTKIGPVLRSTLGSR from the coding sequence ATGAAGATCGCCATCGCCAACGATGTCGCCATGGCGGCGGAAGCGCTGCGACGCGTGGTGGCCAGCACCGCCGAACACCAGGTGCTGTGGATCGCCCGCACCGGCGCGGAGGCGGTGCGCATGTGCGCCGACAACCGGCCGGACCTGATCCTGATGGACTTGAACATGCCGGAGCTGGACGGCGTCGAGGCGACCCGCCAGATCATGGAACACAGCCCGTGCGCGATCCTGGTGGTGACCGGACGGCCGCAGGACAACGTCAACCAGGTGTTCCGCGCGCTGGGCGCCGGCGCGCTGGACGTGACGGCGACCCCGGTGTTGCAGGGCCAGCCCGGCGGCGACGCCGAGCTGCTGGCCAAGATCCGCACGATGGACAAGCTGATACGCCACAGCGGCGGCAGCCAGGCGATGGCGCCGCGCACCTCGCTCCATGGCGCCGCCAACGGCAACGGCCATGGCGCCGACGCGCCGGGCATGCCGGTGCCGGTGACGTCGCTGCTGGCGATCGGCGCCTCGACCGGCGGCCCGATGGCCGTCTCCAAGATGCTGGCCGGCTGGACGCCGCCGCGCGGCTGCGCCATCGTGGTGGTGCAGCACATCGACCAGCACTTTGCCGACAACTTCGCCCGCTGGCTCGGCGAGCAGCTCGACATGCCGGTGCGCGCGGCCGAGGAAGGCGACGAACTGGCCGCCGGCACGGTCCTTGTCGCCAAGAGCAACGACCACTTAACGCTGGATCAAAATTATCGCTTGCGGTACGATGCCAATCCGAAGGAATACGCCTACCGGCCGTCGGTCGACGTGTTTTTCCATTGCGTCGCCCAGCACTGGAAGGGCGAGGCGATCGGCGTGCTGCTGACCGGCATGGGCCGCGACGGCGCCGAGGGCCTGCTGGCGATGCGCCGCGCCGGCCACACCACGATCGCCCAGGACCAGGCCAGCAGCGCGGTCTACGGCATGCCGCGCGCCGCCGCCGACCTCGACGCGGCGCAGATGATTTTACCGCTGACGAAGATCGGCCCCGTTTTGCGCAGCACCCTGGGCAGCCGCTAA
- a CDS encoding hybrid sensor histidine kinase/response regulator codes for MSQDNNEDLSQFSMMDLFRMEADSQTQILTDGLLAMERLKDAGTVESMMRAAHSIKGAAAIVGLEVVVQLAHRMEDAFIAAQHGKLALTPNRVDVLLAGVDLILQLSRLEDSGLDAWLGANAAHITRTLDAITTIAFLPEPFDLQAEAGLLPPIPAPVTAAPHFPPGELPVAAPSPAPAPPSTSISAPAPAARAHAAPKAAQNFDKLLSLASESRINAHQMHPFVQNMQRFKRNQSSLFSIIEQLHEAIANSTDAKLKEQSLVALQKTHPLKQFVLEHIADIEAYERRLLAVSQGMVDEVLTMRMRPFRDGVQSFPRMVRDLARTLGKDVRLEIVGEDTLVDRDILARIESPLNHMLRNAIDHGMDTASARIAAGKPGTGTIVLEAKHRAGMLSIEISDDGRGVDLEKIRRRVIERKMASAQMAGSMSSAELMEFLFLPAFSLKESTTEISGRGVGLDIVHETIRSQNGTVRIESELGVGFRTFITLPLTQSIVRALVVDVKGEAYAMPIAQVERVVKIPQSAIHTLENKQFFDFGGEHLGLVSSSQVLELGDTDAGSGELAVVVIGTGTRRYALVVDTIRGEQSLAVQSIDPIFGKMRDISAAALLDDGEPVLILDVPDLLLSIEKLLHEGGLHQLTKSDHAERRKTKRILVVDDSLTVREMERKLLLSRGFQVDIAIDGIDGWNVVRSGDYDLVITDVDMPRMDGIELVTLIKKDIHLHKLPVMIVSYKDRPEDRARGLSAGADYYLTKGSFHDETLLDAVSDLIGDASR; via the coding sequence ATGAGCCAGGATAACAACGAAGACCTGAGCCAGTTCTCCATGATGGACCTGTTCCGCATGGAGGCGGACAGCCAGACCCAGATCCTGACCGACGGCCTGCTGGCCATGGAGCGCCTGAAGGACGCCGGCACGGTTGAATCGATGATGCGCGCCGCCCACTCGATCAAGGGCGCGGCCGCCATCGTCGGCCTGGAAGTGGTGGTGCAACTGGCGCACCGCATGGAGGACGCCTTCATCGCCGCCCAACACGGCAAGCTGGCGCTGACGCCCAACCGGGTCGACGTGCTATTGGCCGGCGTCGATCTGATACTGCAGCTGTCGCGCCTCGAGGACAGCGGCCTTGACGCCTGGCTGGGCGCCAACGCAGCCCACATCACGCGCACGCTCGACGCCATTACCACCATCGCCTTCCTGCCCGAACCGTTCGACCTGCAGGCGGAGGCTGGCCTGCTGCCGCCCATCCCGGCGCCGGTGACGGCTGCGCCGCACTTCCCGCCCGGCGAGCTGCCGGTGGCGGCGCCCTCGCCCGCGCCGGCGCCGCCCTCGACGTCGATCTCGGCGCCTGCGCCGGCCGCGCGCGCGCACGCCGCCCCCAAGGCCGCCCAAAACTTCGACAAGCTGCTCTCGCTGGCCAGCGAGTCGCGCATCAATGCGCACCAGATGCATCCGTTCGTGCAGAACATGCAGCGCTTCAAGCGCAACCAGAGCAGCCTTTTTTCTATCATCGAGCAGTTGCACGAGGCGATCGCCAACAGCACCGACGCCAAGCTGAAGGAACAGTCGCTGGTGGCGCTGCAAAAGACCCATCCGCTCAAGCAGTTCGTGCTGGAGCACATCGCCGATATCGAAGCCTACGAGCGCCGCTTGCTGGCCGTCTCGCAAGGGATGGTGGACGAGGTGCTGACCATGCGCATGCGGCCGTTCCGCGACGGCGTGCAATCCTTCCCCCGCATGGTGCGCGACCTGGCGCGTACCTTGGGCAAGGATGTGAGGCTGGAGATTGTCGGCGAGGACACGCTGGTCGACCGCGACATTCTGGCCAGGATCGAAAGTCCGCTGAACCACATGCTGCGCAACGCCATCGACCACGGCATGGACACGGCGTCGGCGCGCATCGCGGCCGGCAAGCCGGGCACCGGCACCATCGTGCTGGAGGCGAAACACCGCGCCGGCATGCTCAGTATCGAGATCAGCGACGACGGCCGTGGCGTCGACCTGGAGAAAATCCGCCGCCGGGTGATCGAACGGAAGATGGCCAGCGCGCAGATGGCCGGCTCGATGTCGTCGGCCGAGCTGATGGAATTCCTGTTCCTGCCGGCCTTCAGCCTGAAGGAAAGCACCACCGAGATTTCCGGGCGTGGGGTGGGCCTGGACATCGTCCACGAAACCATCCGTTCGCAAAACGGCACCGTGCGCATCGAATCGGAGCTCGGCGTCGGCTTCCGCACCTTCATCACCCTGCCGCTGACGCAGTCGATCGTGCGGGCGCTGGTGGTCGACGTCAAGGGCGAAGCCTACGCCATGCCCATCGCCCAGGTCGAACGGGTGGTCAAGATACCGCAGTCGGCTATCCACACGCTGGAGAACAAGCAGTTCTTCGACTTCGGCGGCGAGCATCTGGGCCTGGTCTCGTCCTCGCAGGTGCTGGAACTGGGCGACACCGACGCCGGCAGCGGCGAACTGGCGGTGGTCGTCATCGGCACCGGCACGCGGCGCTATGCGCTGGTGGTCGACACCATTCGCGGCGAACAAAGCCTGGCGGTGCAAAGCATCGATCCGATCTTCGGCAAGATGCGCGACATCTCGGCCGCCGCCCTGCTCGACGACGGCGAGCCGGTGCTGATACTGGACGTGCCGGACTTGCTGTTGTCGATCGAAAAGCTGCTGCACGAGGGCGGCCTGCATCAACTGACCAAGTCCGACCACGCGGAGCGGCGCAAGACCAAGCGCATCCTGGTGGTCGACGATTCGCTGACGGTGCGCGAAATGGAGCGCAAACTGTTGCTCAGCAGGGGCTTCCAGGTCGATATCGCCATCGACGGCATCGACGGCTGGAACGTGGTGCGCAGCGGCGACTACGACCTGGTGATCACCGACGTCGACATGCCGCGCATGGACGGTATCGAACTTGTCACGCTTATTAAGAAGGACATTCACCTCCATAAGCTGCCAGTCATGATAGTCTCCTATAAAGACAGGCCCGAAGACCGGGCGCGTGGGCTCTCGGCCGGCGCAGACTACTACCTGACCAAGGGCAGCTTCCATGACGAGACGCTGCTTGACGCGGTCAGCGATTTGATTGGAGACGCCAGTAGATGA
- a CDS encoding nitronate monooxygenase: protein MKRVDDFRLRFGKNEYVPIMVGGMGVDISTSELALEAARLGGIGHISDAMVEDVSDRKFDTSFVKDKTKLYKFNINNSDKSVVQFDLERLADAQRRHIGATMAAKKGDGLIFVNCMEKLTMNGPRETLRTRLNAALDAGIDGITLSAGLHFGSFALMADHPRFREAKLGIIVSSVRALQIFLRKNAKLNRLPDFIIVEGPLAGGHLGFGMDWAEYDLMAITKELLAYLKTENLDIPLIAAGGIFTGSDAVSFLEAGAAGVQVATRFTITNECGLPAKVKQEYVKATEDDIIVNGVSPTGYPMRMLKSTPAIGAGIRPGCESYGYLLDATGNCAYINSYNREVAAHPNEKNIVVMDKTCLCTHMRNFNCWTCGHYTYRLKDTTHKKPDGEYQLLSAEHVFKDYQFSTDNQIALPEKEF, encoded by the coding sequence ATGAAACGTGTTGATGATTTCCGCCTGCGATTTGGCAAAAACGAGTACGTGCCCATCATGGTCGGCGGAATGGGGGTGGACATTTCGACTTCGGAACTGGCGCTGGAAGCGGCCCGCCTGGGCGGCATCGGCCACATCTCCGATGCGATGGTCGAGGACGTGTCCGACCGCAAGTTCGATACGAGCTTCGTCAAGGATAAAACCAAGCTCTACAAGTTCAACATCAACAATTCGGACAAGTCGGTCGTGCAGTTCGACCTCGAGCGCCTGGCCGACGCCCAGCGCCGCCACATCGGCGCCACCATGGCGGCGAAAAAAGGCGACGGCCTGATCTTCGTGAACTGCATGGAAAAGCTGACCATGAACGGTCCGCGCGAAACCCTGCGCACGCGCCTGAACGCGGCGCTGGACGCCGGCATCGACGGCATCACGCTGTCGGCCGGCCTGCACTTCGGCTCGTTCGCCTTGATGGCCGACCATCCGCGTTTCCGCGAAGCCAAGCTGGGCATCATCGTTTCGTCGGTGCGCGCGCTGCAGATCTTCCTGCGCAAGAACGCCAAGCTGAACCGCCTGCCCGACTTCATCATCGTCGAAGGCCCGCTGGCCGGCGGCCACCTGGGCTTCGGCATGGACTGGGCCGAGTACGACCTGATGGCGATCACCAAGGAATTGCTGGCCTATCTGAAGACCGAGAACCTCGACATTCCGCTGATCGCGGCCGGCGGCATCTTCACCGGTAGCGACGCCGTCAGCTTCCTCGAAGCGGGCGCGGCAGGCGTACAGGTGGCGACCCGTTTCACCATCACCAACGAATGCGGCCTGCCGGCCAAGGTCAAGCAGGAATACGTCAAGGCCACCGAGGACGACATCATCGTCAATGGCGTCTCGCCGACCGGTTACCCGATGCGCATGCTCAAGAGCACGCCGGCGATCGGCGCCGGCATCCGTCCGGGCTGCGAATCCTACGGCTACCTGTTGGACGCCACCGGCAACTGCGCCTACATCAATTCGTACAACCGCGAGGTGGCGGCCCATCCGAACGAGAAAAACATCGTCGTGATGGACAAGACCTGCCTGTGCACGCATATGCGCAACTTCAACTGCTGGACCTGCGGCCACTACACCTACCGCCTGAAGGACACCACGCACAAGAAGCCGGATGGCGAGTACCAGCTGCTGTCGGCCGAGCACGTGTTCAAGGACTATCAGTTCAGCACCGACAACCAGATCGCGCTGCCGGAAAAAGAGTTCTGA
- a CDS encoding pyrimidine/purine nucleoside phosphorylase — protein MSAQFDQVSVVKKSNIYFDGKCVSHNIILADGSKKSVGVIFPSSLTFNTGAPETMEITGGVCKVRQAGASEWQTYGAGQEFKVAGNSHFDIETVETVDYVCHFG, from the coding sequence ATGAGTGCTCAATTTGATCAAGTCAGCGTCGTCAAGAAATCGAACATCTACTTCGACGGCAAATGCGTGTCGCACAATATCATCCTCGCCGACGGCAGCAAGAAGAGCGTCGGCGTGATCTTCCCATCGAGCCTGACGTTCAACACCGGCGCGCCGGAGACGATGGAAATCACCGGCGGCGTGTGCAAGGTGCGCCAGGCCGGCGCCAGCGAATGGCAGACTTACGGCGCGGGGCAGGAATTCAAAGTGGCCGGAAACAGCCACTTCGACATCGAGACGGTGGAGACGGTCGATTACGTCTGCCACTTCGGCTAA
- the murB gene encoding UDP-N-acetylmuramate dehydrogenase gives MHPQSPIQHQFPLQSLNTFGIAATAHAYLRVTKTEQLLGALADPAWAALPRLVLGGGSNLLLTGDFPGLVLHIALEGKQVIGGDERSHFVRAAAGENWHAFVQWTLEQGMGGLENLSLIPGTVGAAPIQNIGAYGLETKDVFHSVTVFDPVSASTYAMDAGECRFGYRDSVFKQDAGRHLIILDVTFALPKQWQPNLRYAELAQAVAEQGFATPSAQQVADTVVAIRRRKLPDPAVIGNAGSFFKNPVVTGAQCAALLARFPALVHHLQPDGTEKLAAGWLIDQCGWKGRNLGAAGVYPKQALVLVNNGGATGADVVALARAIQADVQAKYGVLLEPEPVFV, from the coding sequence ATGCATCCACAGTCTCCCATCCAGCATCAGTTTCCCTTACAGTCCCTCAACACCTTCGGTATCGCCGCGACCGCGCACGCGTATTTGCGCGTGACAAAAACAGAGCAATTGCTCGGCGCTCTTGCCGATCCCGCCTGGGCCGCTTTGCCGCGGCTCGTGTTAGGCGGCGGCAGCAATCTGCTGCTGACGGGCGACTTTCCCGGACTGGTGCTGCACATCGCACTCGAGGGCAAGCAGGTCATCGGCGGCGATGAGCGCAGCCATTTTGTGCGCGCGGCGGCCGGCGAGAACTGGCACGCCTTCGTGCAGTGGACCCTGGAGCAGGGCATGGGCGGGCTGGAAAATCTGTCGCTGATCCCCGGCACCGTCGGCGCGGCGCCGATACAGAATATCGGCGCGTATGGACTGGAGACCAAGGACGTGTTCCACAGCGTGACGGTGTTCGATCCGGTCAGCGCGAGCACCTATGCGATGGATGCCGGCGAGTGCCGGTTTGGATATCGCGACAGCGTCTTCAAGCAGGACGCCGGGCGTCATCTGATTATTCTGGATGTGACGTTCGCGCTGCCGAAGCAGTGGCAGCCGAATTTGCGGTACGCGGAATTGGCGCAGGCGGTGGCCGAGCAGGGTTTTGCCACGCCAAGCGCGCAACAGGTGGCCGATACGGTGGTGGCGATCCGCCGCCGCAAACTGCCCGATCCGGCGGTGATCGGCAACGCCGGCAGCTTCTTCAAAAATCCGGTGGTGACGGGCGCGCAGTGCGCGGCGCTGCTGGCGCGCTTTCCGGCGCTGGTGCATCACTTGCAGCCCGACGGCACGGAGAAGCTGGCGGCCGGCTGGTTGATCGATCAGTGCGGATGGAAGGGCAGGAACCTCGGCGCGGCCGGCGTCTATCCGAAACAGGCGCTGGTGCTGGTCAATAACGGCGGCGCGACCGGCGCCGATGTGGTGGCGCTGGCGCGGGCGATCCAGGCGGATGTGCAGGCGAAGTACGGCGTGCTGCTGGAGCCGGAACCGGTGTTTGTTTAA
- a CDS encoding trehalose-phosphatase yields MIHLLSLAGRRALAELVATEPVLAFTFDGTLAPPVVLPSQARMQPALERCFRDLCALLPVAVITGRSLDDVEARLPVRPAYLVGNHGSGCLPGQENDAPRARNICAAWLRQMIDEHGLHKVDPGLLIADHGCSLWLHYRLLRDRPRTMREIERVLGALHPAPVVVGARSGINLLPPDAPGKRTTLNTVLAHASRQTALYIGEDEADEQIFRDAPESWLTVRIGRSKDSAARYFLHHQFEVLECLQFLLGRIRRHEAVVHA; encoded by the coding sequence ATGATTCATTTGCTTTCATTAGCCGGCAGGCGGGCGCTCGCGGAGCTTGTCGCGACCGAGCCGGTACTCGCTTTCACTTTCGACGGCACCCTGGCGCCGCCGGTTGTGCTGCCCAGCCAGGCACGCATGCAGCCGGCGCTGGAACGCTGCTTCCGCGACCTGTGCGCGTTGCTGCCGGTCGCCGTCATTACCGGCCGCAGCCTGGACGATGTCGAGGCGCGGCTGCCCGTGCGTCCCGCTTATCTGGTCGGCAATCACGGCTCGGGGTGTTTGCCCGGGCAGGAGAATGACGCGCCACGCGCGCGGAATATCTGCGCCGCCTGGCTGCGGCAGATGATCGACGAGCATGGCTTGCACAAGGTCGATCCTGGGTTGCTGATCGCCGATCATGGGTGTTCGTTGTGGCTGCATTACAGGCTGCTGCGCGACCGGCCGCGAACGATGCGTGAGATCGAGCGGGTGCTGGGGGCGCTGCATCCGGCGCCGGTGGTGGTTGGCGCGCGCAGCGGCATCAATTTGCTGCCGCCGGATGCTCCGGGTAAGCGCACGACGTTGAACACCGTGCTGGCTCATGCCTCGCGGCAGACGGCGCTGTATATCGGCGAGGATGAGGCGGATGAGCAGATCTTCAGGGATGCGCCGGAGTCGTGGCTGACCGTGCGCATAGGCCGCAGCAAGGACAGTGCGGCGCGGTATTTCCTGCACCATCAGTTTGAGGTGCTGGAGTGTCTGCAGTTTTTGTTGGGGAGGATTCGACGGCATGAGGCGGTTGTTCATGCATAA
- a CDS encoding diguanylate cyclase encodes MLSDQTDIEFHYTTDAGQALQTAMQLQPTVILQDLVMPTIDGFGLIKIYRDEEALRHVPVIVLSAKEDPKLKAHSFSMGANDYMVKLPDKLELLARVRYHSGAHISRLQRDQAFRFLRESQKNLADANIELQKLAALDALTGIANRRRFDETMAIEWQRAQRDKKPLTLLLCDVDFFKLYNDSFGHLAGDLCLKKVAAVLTEHLKRPADLAARYGGEEFVIILPETPLTGALIVAESCRRHLEHLAIENPQATTELSSVTMSIGVASVIPSPQSSIEDLIELADQALYAAKNAGRNRVMSADDLPGSTPT; translated from the coding sequence ATGCTCAGCGATCAGACCGATATCGAGTTCCATTACACGACCGACGCCGGCCAGGCGCTGCAGACGGCGATGCAGCTGCAACCGACCGTGATCCTGCAGGACCTGGTAATGCCGACCATCGACGGTTTCGGCCTGATCAAGATCTACCGCGACGAGGAAGCGTTGCGCCACGTGCCGGTGATCGTGCTGTCGGCGAAGGAAGACCCCAAGCTCAAGGCGCACAGTTTCTCAATGGGTGCCAACGACTACATGGTCAAGCTGCCCGACAAGCTGGAATTGCTGGCCCGCGTGCGCTATCACTCAGGCGCCCATATCAGCCGCCTGCAGCGCGACCAGGCGTTCCGCTTCCTGCGCGAGAGCCAGAAGAACCTGGCCGACGCCAACATCGAACTGCAAAAGCTGGCGGCGCTCGACGCGCTCACCGGCATCGCCAACCGGCGCCGCTTCGACGAGACCATGGCGATCGAATGGCAGCGCGCCCAGCGCGACAAGAAACCACTGACCTTGCTGCTGTGCGACGTGGATTTCTTCAAACTGTATAACGACAGCTTCGGCCACCTTGCGGGCGATTTGTGCCTGAAAAAGGTGGCGGCCGTCCTGACCGAACATTTAAAGCGTCCCGCCGATCTGGCGGCGCGCTACGGCGGCGAGGAATTCGTCATTATCCTGCCTGAGACACCGCTGACCGGAGCACTGATCGTGGCCGAGTCATGCCGCCGACACCTGGAACACCTGGCCATCGAGAACCCGCAGGCCACCACCGAGCTTTCATCCGTGACGATGTCGATCGGCGTGGCAAGCGTGATACCTTCGCCGCAGTCGAGTATCGAGGATCTGATCGAGCTGGCCGACCAGGCGCTGTACGCCGCCAAGAACGCAGGCCGCAACCGCGTCATGAGCGCGGACGACCTGCCCGGCTCCACACCTACCTAA
- a CDS encoding chemotaxis protein CheW produces the protein MTITTQPTSPILPAAIEDCWNRIGVVGDQSCEKLEQYIHCRNCDVHAGAAQRNLQRLVGDDYKRDWATHFRQAATDTQALDASCLVFRIGREWLSLPTKLFVSVAPQAKPHRLPHRAALGLIGIVNVGGTLHPCMSLAALLGIDESEGEAATHRHTFARLLLIQWEGQSFALPVADLHGIMRYASATVQAPAATINKGLSRYLSGVISERDMHIGMLDSALIGYQLARTLR, from the coding sequence ATGACGATCACCACCCAACCCACCTCGCCCATCCTGCCCGCCGCCATCGAAGACTGCTGGAACCGCATCGGCGTGGTCGGCGACCAGAGTTGCGAAAAGCTGGAGCAGTACATCCACTGCCGCAATTGCGACGTCCACGCCGGCGCCGCGCAACGCAACCTGCAGCGCCTCGTCGGCGACGACTATAAAAGGGACTGGGCCACGCACTTCCGCCAGGCCGCCACCGACACGCAAGCGCTGGACGCCTCGTGCCTGGTGTTCCGCATCGGCCGCGAATGGCTGTCGCTGCCGACCAAGCTGTTCGTCTCGGTGGCGCCGCAGGCCAAGCCGCACCGGCTGCCGCACCGCGCCGCGCTGGGACTGATCGGCATCGTCAACGTCGGCGGCACCCTGCATCCCTGCATGTCGCTGGCGGCGCTGCTGGGCATCGACGAAAGCGAAGGCGAGGCCGCGACCCACCGCCACACCTTCGCGCGCTTGCTGCTGATCCAGTGGGAAGGCCAGTCCTTTGCACTGCCGGTGGCCGACCTGCACGGCATCATGCGCTACGCCTCCGCCACCGTGCAGGCGCCGGCGGCCACCATCAACAAAGGCCTGAGCCGCTACCTGTCGGGCGTGATATCGGAGCGGGACATGCATATCGGGATGCTCGATTCCGCGCTGATCGGCTACCAACTCGCGAGGACGCTGCGATGA